One region of Roseicitreum antarcticum genomic DNA includes:
- a CDS encoding DUF1150 family protein translates to MDSKATANDATAKDPTVYIRPVDVADLPDEVQEQLGTAGRIYALHDTDGERLALVGDRTLAFVLARQNDFAPVSVH, encoded by the coding sequence ATGGATTCCAAAGCAACAGCGAATGACGCAACCGCCAAAGACCCCACGGTCTACATCCGCCCGGTAGACGTGGCTGATCTGCCCGATGAGGTGCAGGAACAACTGGGCACGGCGGGCCGCATCTATGCCCTTCACGATACCGATGGAGAGCGTTTGGCGCTGGTCGGCGACCGCACGCTGGCCTTCGTGCTGGCCCGTCAGAACGATTTCGCGCCGGTCAGCGTGCATTGA
- a CDS encoding urease subunit gamma, whose product MNLTPREKDKLLISLAAIVARNRLERGVKLNHPEVIALVTDYVVEGARDGRRVADLMSAAGKLIRREQCMEGIAEMIPDIQVEATFPDGTKLVTVHEPVR is encoded by the coding sequence ATGAACCTGACCCCTCGCGAAAAAGACAAATTGCTGATCAGCCTTGCCGCGATTGTCGCGCGCAACCGGCTGGAGCGTGGCGTGAAACTCAACCACCCCGAGGTGATCGCGCTGGTCACCGACTACGTGGTCGAAGGCGCACGCGACGGTCGCCGTGTCGCCGATCTGATGTCGGCGGCGGGCAAGTTGATCCGGCGCGAGCAATGTATGGAGGGCATCGCCGAAATGATCCCCGACATTCAGGTCGAGGCAACATTTCCCGACGGCACCAAGCTGGTCACGGTGCATGAGCCGGTGCGTTGA
- a CDS encoding 5-(carboxyamino)imidazole ribonucleotide synthase has product MTEATPLQTGATIGILGGGQLGRMLSVAASRLGLRAHIYDPSPQPPAGEVAAKVTTAAWDDTVALRAFAAAVDVITYEFENIPTATLDLLDPLRPIRPGRLALAVSQDRVTEKEFLHGLGLSVAPFAPVNSLDDLNAALDSIPAPGILKTRRMGYDGKGQARIMDAADAPDAWAAMADAPAVLEGFISFSHEVSVIVARGLNGEVACYDPGENVHDGGILRTTTVPARLSTAQRTDAVILAGRIANALDYVGVMGVELFVTSRGLIVNEIAPRVHNSGHWTQNGCAVDQFEQHIRAVAGWPLGDGGRYADVVMENLIGDDMDRVPALAREANVALHLYGKPERRAGRKMGHANRIVAAKG; this is encoded by the coding sequence ATGACTGAAGCAACTCCCCTGCAGACGGGTGCCACCATCGGCATCCTGGGCGGCGGGCAACTGGGCCGGATGCTGTCGGTTGCGGCCAGTCGGCTGGGTCTGCGCGCGCACATCTACGACCCGAGCCCCCAGCCCCCGGCGGGGGAGGTGGCGGCGAAGGTCACCACGGCGGCATGGGATGACACCGTCGCGCTGCGCGCCTTTGCCGCCGCCGTGGACGTGATTACGTATGAATTCGAGAATATCCCGACCGCCACGCTGGACCTGCTCGACCCCCTGCGCCCCATCCGCCCGGGCCGCCTTGCGCTGGCGGTCAGCCAGGACAGAGTGACCGAGAAGGAGTTTTTGCACGGCCTTGGCCTCAGCGTTGCGCCTTTTGCCCCGGTGAACAGCCTCGATGACCTGAATGCCGCATTGGACAGCATCCCCGCGCCGGGCATCTTGAAAACCCGCCGCATGGGTTATGACGGCAAGGGGCAGGCGCGGATCATGGATGCCGCGGATGCCCCGGATGCGTGGGCCGCGATGGCGGACGCGCCCGCAGTGCTGGAGGGGTTTATCTCATTCAGCCATGAGGTGTCGGTGATCGTGGCGCGGGGGCTGAACGGCGAAGTCGCGTGCTATGACCCGGGCGAGAATGTGCATGATGGCGGCATCCTGCGCACCACGACGGTGCCCGCGCGGCTGAGCACGGCGCAGCGCACCGATGCGGTGATCCTTGCGGGCCGCATCGCCAATGCGCTGGACTATGTCGGCGTCATGGGGGTGGAGCTGTTCGTTACGTCGCGTGGGCTGATCGTGAATGAGATCGCGCCGCGCGTCCATAATTCGGGCCACTGGACGCAGAATGGCTGCGCGGTGGATCAGTTTGAACAGCATATCCGCGCCGTGGCGGGCTGGCCGCTGGGCGACGGCGGGCGCTATGCCGATGTCGTGATGGAAAACCTGATTGGCGACGACATGGACCGGGTTCCAGCGCTGGCGCGCGAGGCCAATGTGGCGCTGCACCTTTACGGCAAGCCCGAACGCCGCGCAGGTCGCAAGATGGGCCATGCCAACCGGATCGTCGCCGCGAAGGGGTAA
- a CDS encoding urease accessory protein UreD produces MQRARGHGAIVMGCDAGRPQLRDLMQRGCAKVLLPRRSGSAAPEAVFINTSGGLTGGDVIDWQASVEDGARLTCTTQAAERVYKSHSGHAQVATHLTIGAGAVLDWLPQETILFDQAAISRRLTVDMAADATLTLCEMVVLGRGAMGEVAISGHLTDTRHITRDGRVIVLDTTRAMLPLLNGPGRALLSGAQAMATVIYVAPDAETRPAPLPQREGVEVGKSAWDGKMIVRFLAHRPEALRSALTRFLSDLRGVSLPRVWATDMHLSDLPLNEKPT; encoded by the coding sequence ATGCAGCGCGCGCGCGGACATGGGGCGATTGTCATGGGCTGTGACGCCGGGCGTCCGCAACTGCGCGACCTGATGCAGCGCGGCTGCGCCAAGGTGCTGCTGCCCCGGCGCAGCGGCAGTGCTGCACCCGAGGCCGTGTTCATCAATACCTCGGGCGGGCTGACGGGCGGCGATGTGATCGACTGGCAGGCCAGTGTCGAAGATGGCGCGCGCCTGACCTGCACCACGCAGGCGGCGGAACGGGTCTACAAAAGCCACTCGGGCCATGCGCAGGTCGCAACCCATCTGACCATTGGTGCAGGCGCGGTCTTGGACTGGCTGCCGCAAGAAACCATCCTTTTCGATCAGGCAGCAATCTCGCGGCGGTTGACCGTCGACATGGCGGCAGATGCGACGTTGACCTTGTGCGAAATGGTGGTGCTGGGTCGCGGGGCAATGGGCGAAGTCGCGATCTCGGGCCATCTGACCGACACGCGCCATATCACCCGCGACGGGCGGGTGATTGTGCTTGACACCACGCGCGCCATGTTGCCCCTTTTGAACGGGCCGGGACGGGCGCTGCTGAGTGGCGCGCAGGCCATGGCCACGGTGATCTATGTCGCCCCCGATGCTGAAACCCGCCCCGCCCCCTTGCCACAGCGCGAAGGGGTCGAGGTTGGCAAATCGGCATGGGACGGCAAGATGATCGTGCGGTTTCTGGCCCATCGCCCCGAGGCATTGCGCAGTGCGCTGACCCGCTTTCTGTCCGACCTGCGCGGGGTCTCGCTGCCCCGCGTCTGGGCCACTGATATGCACTTGTCCGATCTGCCCCTTAACGAGAAGCCGACATGA
- a CDS encoding Hsp20 family protein, with amino-acid sequence MTKLGFPSHPMLLGFDQLERLLERTTRAAPDGYPPFNIEQCDANSYRITLAVAGFDESDLAITIEESQLMVRGQHPTPDESRVFLHRGIAARQFQRGFALGEGVEVARAALSDGLLHIDLTRAIPETVVKTIPITRA; translated from the coding sequence ATGACGAAACTCGGCTTTCCATCCCACCCCATGCTGCTGGGTTTTGACCAGTTGGAGCGGTTATTGGAGCGGACGACCCGCGCCGCACCCGACGGCTATCCGCCGTTCAACATCGAACAATGCGACGCAAATTCCTATCGTATCACGCTGGCGGTAGCTGGGTTTGACGAATCCGATTTGGCGATTACCATAGAAGAGAGCCAATTGATGGTACGCGGTCAGCACCCCACCCCGGATGAAAGCCGGGTTTTCTTGCACAGGGGCATCGCCGCGCGGCAATTCCAACGCGGTTTCGCGCTCGGCGAAGGTGTAGAGGTCGCACGGGCCGCACTGTCCGACGGATTGCTGCATATCGACCTGACGCGCGCGATCCCCGAAACGGTGGTGAAAACCATCCCGATCACCCGCGCCTGA
- the phnE gene encoding phosphonate ABC transporter, permease protein PhnE codes for MTQADFPTTWRRPPQLIKTRQWRIILTISVMVYLFLAISSVEIDWQRMLIGVERGQRFVAGFLQPDFTSRWRDISAGLIESLTMTFTSTIVGIIISVPIGIGAARNLAPRWIYMICRGIIATSRALQEIIVAIFFVALFGFGAFAGFLTLAFATIGFIGKLLAEDIEDIDEAQAEAIRATGGSWLQLVNYAVQPQVMPRLIGLSLYRFDINFRESAVIGIVGAGGIGATLNTSLSRYEYDSAGAILIIIIGIVMLSEYLSGHLRRFVN; via the coding sequence ATGACTCAAGCCGATTTCCCCACCACCTGGCGCCGCCCGCCGCAACTGATCAAGACGCGGCAATGGCGCATCATCCTGACCATCAGCGTCATGGTGTACCTGTTTCTCGCCATCAGCTCGGTCGAGATTGACTGGCAGCGGATGCTCATCGGGGTCGAGCGCGGTCAACGTTTTGTCGCGGGCTTCCTGCAACCCGATTTCACGTCGCGCTGGCGCGACATCTCAGCCGGGCTGATCGAAAGCCTGACGATGACCTTCACCTCGACCATCGTGGGGATCATCATTTCGGTCCCCATCGGCATCGGGGCGGCGCGCAACCTGGCACCGCGCTGGATCTACATGATCTGCCGGGGAATCATCGCCACCAGCCGCGCCTTGCAAGAAATCATCGTGGCGATCTTCTTCGTGGCGCTCTTTGGCTTCGGGGCCTTCGCGGGTTTCTTGACGCTGGCCTTCGCCACCATCGGCTTCATCGGCAAGCTGCTGGCCGAGGATATTGAGGATATCGACGAGGCGCAGGCCGAAGCGATCCGCGCCACCGGCGGCAGTTGGCTGCAACTGGTGAACTATGCGGTGCAGCCGCAGGTCATGCCGCGCCTGATCGGGCTGTCGCTCTACCGGTTCGACATCAACTTCCGCGAATCTGCCGTGATCGGCATTGTGGGCGCAGGCGGGATCGGTGCCACGCTGAACACTTCGTTGTCGCGCTACGAATATGACAGCGCGGGCGCGATCCTGATCATCATCATCGGCATTGTCATGCTGTCCGAATACCTGTCGGGCCATCTGCGGAGGTTTGTGAATTGA
- the phnE gene encoding phosphonate ABC transporter, permease protein PhnE, with translation MFWLIIVALFVFCWNMMTERTMWVFVYDAPTAAADLASRAWPPRWSYMSQLWAPLWDTINIATLGTLLGIIMAVPLAFLAASNTTPSRLILRPFALFCIVATRSINSLIWALLLVSILGPGLLAGILAIAFRSIGFIGKLLYEAIEETDINQVEAITATGASQGQILNYGIVPQVMPAFYGISVFRWDINIRESAILGLVGAGGIGAQLQASLNVLAWPQVLLIILVILATVVLSEWVSAKVRHAII, from the coding sequence ATGTTCTGGCTGATCATCGTGGCGCTGTTCGTGTTTTGCTGGAACATGATGACGGAACGCACCATGTGGGTGTTCGTCTATGACGCGCCCACTGCGGCGGCCGATCTGGCCAGCCGCGCCTGGCCGCCGCGGTGGTCCTACATGAGCCAGCTTTGGGCACCGCTGTGGGATACGATCAACATCGCCACGCTTGGCACGCTTCTGGGGATCATCATGGCGGTGCCGCTGGCCTTTCTGGCGGCCAGCAACACCACACCGTCACGGCTGATCCTGCGGCCCTTCGCGCTGTTTTGCATTGTGGCGACTCGGTCGATCAACTCGCTCATCTGGGCGCTTTTGCTGGTGTCGATCCTGGGGCCGGGGCTGTTGGCGGGAATATTGGCCATCGCCTTCAGATCCATCGGGTTTATCGGCAAGCTGCTGTACGAGGCGATCGAAGAAACCGATATCAACCAGGTCGAGGCGATCACCGCCACCGGCGCGTCGCAGGGCCAGATCCTGAACTACGGGATCGTGCCGCAGGTCATGCCCGCGTTCTATGGCATCAGCGTCTTTCGCTGGGACATCAATATCCGCGAAAGCGCCATTCTGGGCCTTGTCGGCGCGGGCGGCATCGGGGCGCAGTTGCAGGCCAGCCTGAACGTGCTGGCCTGGCCGCAGGTGCTGCTGATCATCCTGGTGATCCTGGCCACCGTGGTGTTGAGCGAGTGGGTTTCGGCCAAGGTACGCCACGCGATCATCTGA
- the phnD gene encoding phosphate/phosphite/phosphonate ABC transporter substrate-binding protein, whose product MMNFRMLATASAAALMVMQTQAFALDDRYTDADGDMIADIPSDESQWVDPSALIFAYTPVEDPAVYAEVWAPFLEHMSEVTGKDVQFFPVQSNAAQIEAMRAGRLHVSGFNTGSNPLAVACAGFRPFAMMAREDGSFGYEMEFITYPGSGITSPEDIEGRTMAFTSETSNSGFKAPSALLAASFGLTSGENFTPAFSGSHDNSILGVANQDYEVAAIANSVRKRMEARDVITPDQIEIFYTSDTFPTTGYGVAHNLHPDLQEKIGEAFFSFDWTGTTMETEFQNSGEAQFIPITYQEYWSVIREIDAAMGVEYTCN is encoded by the coding sequence ATGATGAATTTCCGCATGCTCGCGACCGCCTCCGCTGCCGCCCTGATGGTGATGCAGACGCAGGCTTTTGCCCTGGACGACCGCTATACCGATGCTGACGGTGACATGATTGCCGACATCCCGAGCGATGAATCGCAGTGGGTCGACCCCTCGGCATTGATCTTCGCGTATACCCCAGTCGAAGATCCCGCCGTTTATGCCGAAGTCTGGGCACCGTTCCTGGAGCATATGTCGGAAGTGACCGGCAAGGACGTTCAGTTCTTCCCCGTGCAGTCGAACGCCGCACAGATCGAAGCCATGCGCGCAGGCCGCCTGCATGTTTCGGGCTTCAACACCGGGTCCAACCCACTGGCCGTGGCCTGTGCAGGCTTCCGCCCGTTTGCGATGATGGCCCGTGAAGACGGTTCGTTCGGCTATGAGATGGAATTCATCACCTATCCCGGATCGGGCATCACCTCGCCCGAAGACATCGAAGGCCGCACCATGGCTTTCACCTCGGAAACCTCGAACTCGGGTTTCAAGGCACCTTCGGCGCTGCTGGCGGCAAGCTTTGGCCTGACCTCGGGCGAAAACTTCACCCCGGCATTTTCGGGCTCGCATGACAACTCGATCCTGGGCGTGGCGAACCAGGATTACGAAGTCGCGGCAATCGCAAACTCGGTCCGCAAGCGGATGGAAGCGCGCGACGTGATCACCCCCGACCAGATCGAGATTTTCTACACCTCGGACACTTTCCCGACCACAGGCTACGGCGTGGCCCATAACCTGCACCCCGACCTTCAGGAAAAGATCGGCGAAGCATTCTTCAGCTTCGACTGGACCGGCACCACGATGGAAACCGAATTCCAGAATTCAGGCGAGGCACAGTTCATCCCGATCACCTACCAGGAATACTGGTCCGTGATCCGTGAGATCGACGCCGCAATGGGTGTGGAATACACCTGCAACTGA
- a CDS encoding urease subunit beta, which yields MIPGEVIPAEGHLTLNAGAKATRITVANTGDRPVQVGSHYHFAEANPALDFDRAAARGQRLDIAAGTAVRFEPGQTRDVQLVPYGGDRRVFGFNQDVMGPL from the coding sequence ATGATCCCGGGCGAGGTTATTCCCGCCGAAGGACACCTGACGCTGAATGCGGGTGCCAAGGCCACGCGGATCACGGTCGCCAATACCGGCGACCGTCCCGTGCAGGTCGGCTCGCACTATCATTTCGCCGAGGCCAACCCCGCCCTGGACTTCGACCGCGCTGCCGCGCGCGGCCAGCGCCTCGACATCGCCGCCGGGACCGCTGTGCGCTTTGAACCCGGCCAGACCCGCGATGTGCAACTCGTGCCCTACGGTGGCGACCGGCGCGTGTTTGGCTTCAATCAAGATGTGATGGGGCCGCTTTAG
- a CDS encoding 2'-deoxycytidine 5'-triphosphate deaminase: protein MTNPADAPGVLPAQTLRDMAARGVITASPAVVPEQIQPASLDLRLGTRAYRVRASFLTGKGASVADRLAEFGMHSMDLTGGAVLEKGCVYVVPLCEGLALPEAVQAVANAKSSTGRLDLLTRVITDGGVEFDRIPPGYCGPLFAEICPRSFSVLVRPGMRLNQIRFRIGDARLSDAELLALHGAERLVSGAAHFDDGLGFSVDLRPEGQNTRVGYRAKPHTGVIDLDRISAYAARDFWEELHSDTGQIILDPGAFYILVSREAVHIPPDYAAEMAPYLAMVGEFRVHYAGFFDPGFGHDSAGGAGSRGVLEVRCHEAPFVLEHGQRVGRLIYERMQARPETLYGAGIASNYQGQGLKLSKHFRAG, encoded by the coding sequence ATGACGAATCCTGCCGACGCCCCCGGCGTGCTGCCCGCCCAGACCCTGCGCGACATGGCAGCGCGTGGCGTCATCACCGCCAGCCCCGCCGTGGTGCCCGAACAGATTCAGCCCGCCAGCCTGGACCTGCGGCTGGGCACGCGCGCCTACCGGGTACGCGCCTCTTTCCTGACCGGCAAGGGCGCGTCGGTCGCCGACCGGCTGGCGGAATTCGGCATGCACAGCATGGACCTTACCGGCGGCGCCGTATTGGAAAAGGGTTGTGTCTATGTCGTGCCGCTGTGTGAGGGACTGGCCCTGCCCGAGGCGGTTCAGGCGGTGGCGAATGCAAAGTCCTCGACCGGGCGGCTGGACCTGCTGACCCGGGTCATCACCGACGGCGGGGTCGAATTCGACCGCATACCGCCGGGCTACTGCGGCCCGCTGTTCGCCGAGATCTGCCCGAGGTCGTTTTCGGTGCTGGTTCGGCCCGGCATGCGGCTGAACCAAATCCGCTTTCGCATCGGTGATGCACGGCTGTCGGATGCCGAGTTGCTGGCACTTCATGGGGCTGAGCGATTGGTCAGCGGTGCGGCACATTTCGACGATGGACTGGGATTCTCGGTCGATCTGCGCCCCGAGGGCCAGAATACGCGGGTCGGCTACCGCGCCAAGCCGCATACTGGCGTGATTGATCTGGACCGGATCAGCGCCTATGCCGCGCGCGATTTCTGGGAAGAGCTGCACAGCGACACCGGGCAGATCATCCTGGACCCCGGCGCGTTCTACATTCTTGTCAGCCGTGAGGCCGTGCATATCCCCCCCGATTACGCCGCCGAGATGGCCCCCTATCTGGCCATGGTTGGGGAATTTCGGGTGCATTACGCGGGCTTCTTCGACCCCGGCTTCGGGCATGACAGCGCGGGTGGCGCGGGATCGCGTGGGGTGCTGGAAGTGCGCTGCCACGAGGCCCCCTTCGTGTTGGAACATGGCCAGCGCGTCGGGCGGCTGATCTATGAGCGGATGCAGGCCCGCCCCGAAACGCTTTATGGTGCGGGAATCGCGTCGAATTATCAGGGCCAGGGGCTGAAGCTGTCGAAGCACTTCCGCGCCGGTTAG
- a CDS encoding YdcH family protein: protein MNAPMELNHIEVLRVKLEVLRRQHRDLDDAIAALQLKDSADQLAIKRLKKQKLALKDAIARIEDELTPDIIA, encoded by the coding sequence ATGAATGCCCCGATGGAACTGAACCACATTGAGGTATTGCGTGTGAAGCTGGAAGTGCTGCGCCGCCAGCACCGGGATCTGGACGATGCGATCGCAGCCCTTCAGCTAAAGGATTCCGCCGATCAGTTGGCGATCAAGCGGCTGAAGAAGCAAAAGCTGGCGTTGAAAGATGCAATTGCCCGGATCGAGGATGAGTTGACGCCCGATATCATCGCGTAG
- the phnC gene encoding phosphonate ABC transporter ATP-binding protein, translating to MLSVQKLTKTYKTGDKALTDVSFDVAKGQVVGLIGPSGAGKSTLIRCINRLVEPSSGKVLLNDTDLVKLGTGDLRRARRRIGMIFQEYALVERLTVMENVLSGRLGYVSFWRSFTRKFPGADIAKAYRLLDRVGLSAHVDKRADALSGGQRQRVGIARALEQDPELLLIDEPTASLDPKTSRQIMRLIVEICREQELPAIINIHDVVLAQQFTDRIIGLQAGKVVFDGPPSGLTEDVLTQIYGAEDWTAMRKGNAEDEAAQAEAEAEATKMLRAL from the coding sequence ATGCTGAGTGTCCAGAAGCTTACAAAAACTTATAAGACCGGCGACAAGGCATTGACCGATGTCAGCTTTGACGTGGCCAAGGGGCAGGTGGTCGGCCTGATCGGCCCTTCCGGCGCAGGCAAATCCACCCTGATCCGCTGCATCAACCGGCTGGTCGAACCCTCCAGCGGCAAGGTGCTGCTGAACGACACCGATCTGGTGAAGCTGGGCACCGGCGATCTGCGCCGCGCCCGCCGCCGCATCGGCATGATCTTTCAGGAATACGCGCTGGTCGAACGGCTGACAGTGATGGAGAACGTGCTGTCCGGGCGTCTGGGCTATGTCTCTTTCTGGCGGTCGTTCACGCGCAAGTTTCCCGGCGCGGACATCGCCAAGGCGTATCGCCTGCTGGACCGCGTGGGCCTGTCGGCGCATGTGGACAAACGCGCCGATGCGCTGTCGGGTGGCCAACGGCAGCGGGTGGGCATTGCCCGCGCGCTGGAGCAAGACCCCGAACTGTTGCTGATCGACGAACCCACGGCCAGCCTCGACCCCAAGACCAGCCGCCAGATCATGCGTCTGATCGTGGAAATCTGCCGCGAGCAGGAATTGCCAGCGATCATCAATATCCATGACGTGGTGCTGGCCCAACAATTCACCGACCGCATTATCGGCCTGCAAGCCGGGAAAGTGGTGTTCGACGGCCCGCCCTCGGGCCTGACCGAGGACGTGCTGACCCAGATCTACGGCGCCGAGGATTGGACCGCCATGCGCAAGGGCAATGCCGAGGATGAGGCCGCGCAGGCCGAAGCCGAAGCAGAGGCTACCAAAATGTTGCGTGCGCTATGA
- a CDS encoding MerR family transcriptional regulator, with amino-acid sequence MDKAPEAFRTISEVAEALQTPAHVLRFWESKFTQVRPVKRAGGRRYYRPTDMDLLYGIRSLLHDQGMTIRGVQKMLQEHGVGHVAAIGRSTQPEGAINGTVGDVSARRPNRGAPIAGQDDATDTDAMGTQTLRDRAAGRSDTGAPQHHVRPPLSPAAAADAESTTAPKSSDQAPPAQTPPDETARPQASGLPVDAPGDMGADANGETADAPVASGADAAAPEGPPLADNIVDLRRLAPVRGDDSSGRGAGGGTPGPVEAPRPATSDRAQQGTPTARPGRPPGPPSAPAPPSAQRRPGTQDAAGGGTDETAHEDPAAAMAEGAAHSLAVRLREMQPQDLAPVRPEVVALTVRLDRQLELMAARSGMARP; translated from the coding sequence ATGGATAAGGCTCCCGAGGCATTCCGCACAATCAGCGAAGTTGCCGAGGCATTGCAGACCCCCGCGCATGTGCTGCGGTTTTGGGAAAGCAAGTTCACGCAGGTGCGCCCGGTGAAGCGGGCGGGCGGGCGGCGGTATTACCGCCCCACCGATATGGACCTGCTCTATGGCATCCGCAGCCTGCTGCATGATCAGGGCATGACCATTCGTGGCGTGCAGAAAATGCTGCAGGAACATGGCGTTGGCCACGTCGCCGCCATTGGCCGCAGCACCCAGCCCGAAGGCGCGATCAACGGCACGGTAGGCGATGTCTCGGCCCGGCGTCCCAACCGTGGCGCGCCCATCGCGGGGCAGGATGACGCGACTGACACCGATGCGATGGGGACGCAAACCCTGCGAGACCGCGCCGCAGGCCGATCGGATACAGGCGCACCACAACATCATGTACGACCGCCGCTCTCGCCGGCAGCGGCGGCAGACGCGGAATCGACGACAGCCCCGAAGTCATCAGATCAGGCACCGCCGGCCCAGACGCCGCCAGACGAAACCGCGCGCCCCCAGGCATCTGGCTTGCCGGTTGATGCGCCAGGCGATATGGGCGCCGATGCGAACGGCGAGACCGCAGATGCGCCTGTGGCGTCAGGTGCCGACGCCGCAGCCCCAGAAGGCCCGCCGTTGGCCGACAACATTGTGGACCTGCGCCGCCTTGCGCCCGTAAGGGGCGACGACTCGTCAGGACGCGGTGCCGGTGGCGGCACGCCCGGCCCCGTCGAAGCCCCCCGACCGGCGACATCCGATCGCGCGCAGCAAGGTACGCCGACCGCACGCCCGGGCCGCCCTCCGGGGCCGCCGTCTGCACCCGCGCCCCCATCAGCGCAGCGACGGCCCGGAACGCAGGATGCCGCAGGTGGCGGCACCGACGAGACAGCCCACGAAGATCCCGCTGCAGCGATGGCCGAGGGCGCAGCCCACAGCCTTGCCGTGCGTCTGCGTGAGATGCAGCCGCAGGACCTCGCCCCGGTACGCCCCGAGGTCGTCGCCCTGACCGTGCGGTTGGATCGGCAATTGGAACTGATGGCCGCACGGAGCGGTATGGCGCGCCCTTGA
- the purE gene encoding 5-(carboxyamino)imidazole ribonucleotide mutase yields the protein MTAIKVGIIMGSQSDWPTMTEAAQMLDALGVAYETRIVSAHRTPDRLWEYGKTAVERGLQVIIAGAGGAAHLPGMMASKTRVPVIGVPVQTRALSGVDSLYSILQMPRGFPVATMAIGAAGAANAGLMAAGILALNDPALAARLDQWRADLSASIPEEPVDD from the coding sequence ATGACAGCGATCAAGGTCGGCATCATCATGGGCAGTCAGTCGGACTGGCCCACCATGACCGAGGCGGCGCAAATGCTTGATGCGCTTGGCGTGGCGTATGAGACCCGGATCGTGTCGGCCCATCGCACGCCGGACAGGCTGTGGGAGTATGGCAAGACGGCGGTCGAACGCGGCCTTCAGGTCATCATTGCGGGCGCGGGCGGTGCGGCGCATCTGCCTGGCATGATGGCGTCAAAAACCCGCGTGCCAGTGATCGGTGTGCCAGTGCAGACCCGCGCGCTTTCTGGTGTGGACAGCCTGTATTCCATTTTGCAAATGCCGCGCGGCTTTCCGGTGGCGACCATGGCGATCGGGGCGGCGGGGGCGGCCAATGCCGGGCTGATGGCCGCCGGAATTCTGGCGCTGAATGACCCCGCGCTTGCCGCAAGGCTGGACCAGTGGCGCGCTGACCTGTCAGCCTCGATCCCCGAGGAGCCTGTCGATGACTGA
- a CDS encoding retropepsin-like aspartic protease family protein produces MVLDNLPRVIFLLLLIAAIGGYFLIAHRDRMGQVVRLAALWGLIFVGAVAGYGLWQDMRPTSQLSVATDGGQIEVRRAPDGHFYLPVMINDAEVRFVVDTGATDLVLSQQDAQRVGLNPDRLAYLGRARTANGEVGLARVTLDHVVVGPFEDRRVSAVVNEGEMRESLLGMGYLQRFARIEIAGNRLILSR; encoded by the coding sequence ATGGTTTTGGACAATCTGCCCAGGGTCATCTTCCTGTTGCTGCTGATCGCAGCGATCGGTGGCTACTTCTTGATCGCGCATCGCGACCGGATGGGGCAGGTGGTGCGGCTGGCCGCCCTTTGGGGGCTAATCTTTGTCGGCGCTGTCGCGGGCTATGGCCTGTGGCAAGACATGCGCCCCACCAGCCAGCTCTCGGTCGCTACCGATGGTGGCCAGATCGAGGTGCGGCGCGCCCCCGATGGCCATTTCTATTTGCCGGTGATGATCAATGATGCCGAGGTGCGGTTTGTGGTCGATACCGGCGCGACCGATCTGGTGCTGAGCCAACAAGACGCGCAACGCGTCGGCCTCAACCCCGACCGGCTGGCCTATCTGGGCCGGGCGCGCACTGCGAATGGCGAGGTCGGGTTGGCCCGGGTGACGCTGGATCATGTGGTTGTCGGCCCGTTTGAGGATCGTCGCGTCAGCGCCGTGGTGAATGAGGGGGAAATGCGCGAGTCGCTGCTGGGCATGGGCTATCTGCAACGCTTCGCCCGGATCGAGATCGCGGGTAATCGACTGATCTTGTCGCGCTGA